The following proteins are encoded in a genomic region of Acidobacteriota bacterium:
- the rsmA gene encoding 16S rRNA (adenine(1518)-N(6)/adenine(1519)-N(6))-dimethyltransferase RsmA — protein MRRSKRKILGQHFLFNKNLIKKITSVINPKEQEILLEIGPGKGSLTKSLINRANFVYAVEIDLHLASELKKRKLKNLKVINQDILKIDLKKFFEDNKVKREIAVVGNLPFSISSQILFWVIKYRDLISRAVFLLQKEFAEKILSKHRSKKYCPISVLFQIYFNPKIHFKISPHSFSPAPKVESCLVELIKRDKPRYEISNLDFFNEFLHKIFRFRRKTVENNLKLAGLRIEDIRDTLKKSKIERQERAEELPMDKIYALWKNSKKLFDLNSSL, from the coding sequence TTGAGAAGATCTAAGAGAAAAATTCTTGGACAGCATTTTTTATTTAATAAAAATCTAATAAAAAAAATTACTTCTGTTATAAACCCTAAAGAGCAAGAAATTTTATTAGAAATAGGCCCTGGAAAGGGCTCTCTAACTAAATCTCTAATTAACAGGGCAAATTTTGTTTATGCAGTGGAAATCGATTTGCATTTAGCATCAGAATTAAAAAAAAGAAAACTAAAGAACTTGAAAGTTATAAATCAGGATATATTAAAAATCGACCTTAAAAAATTTTTTGAAGACAATAAAGTAAAAAGGGAGATCGCAGTGGTCGGGAATTTGCCTTTCTCTATCTCTTCTCAAATACTGTTCTGGGTTATAAAGTATAGAGATTTAATTTCAAGAGCAGTTTTTCTTCTACAAAAAGAATTTGCTGAAAAAATCCTCTCTAAACATCGATCAAAAAAATACTGCCCTATTTCAGTTCTATTCCAAATTTATTTCAACCCAAAGATTCATTTTAAAATTTCTCCCCACTCTTTTTCTCCAGCACCAAAAGTTGAATCATGTCTTGTTGAATTAATAAAAAGAGACAAGCCTCGGTATGAAATAAGCAATCTTGATTTTTTCAATGAATTTCTGCATAAGATTTTTCGTTTCAGGAGAAAAACAGTAGAAAATAATCTGAAGTTAGCTGGGTTAAGAATCGAAGATATCAGAGATACGTTAAAAAAATCAAAAATTGAAAGGCAGGAAAGAGCAGAAGAACTCCCGATGGATAAAATCTATGCCCTATGGAAAAACTCCAAGAAATTATTTGACCTGAACTCTTCGCTTTAA
- a CDS encoding LUD domain-containing protein, whose amino-acid sequence MLKKWRLKRRIKKILKNQNLQRALQNSLNHFYQGFLTSIEEYDFDSLKNQVKEIKEKSIENLDYLIEKFKQEVKKSGSKFYFAERSEDALKIVEKIAREKNAKLIVKSKSLVSEEIGLNHHLEKRGFKVIETDLGEWIIQLSNQKPTHFTAPALHMSKEDVAELFSRKFNKEFEPDIKKLVDFAKKELRKYFLEADMGISGANIGIAETGTVVIVSNEGNARLVTSLPPIHIVLISIEKIVSSIEEAAKILKVLTKTATGQKITSYVSFITGPSRTADIEKEITIGVHGPEEVHVILIDNGRKKIIDDTLWKKVLYCIKCGGCLTICPVYNSVSGLIFSGPIYPGGIGLALTSVINSHKETFPYLNLCSDCKKCEEFCPTGIPVPDMISELKNIRGSGVKEKIFMNYFKNNKFRESLLEFLSFAQIPWKKDDFIINSVLPSSKYKYFPSIKRDGIKLSIKENKRKKVLMFLGCLIRDFYPSIGISTFRIIEKMGFQPITSEELVCCGAPALHLGDKKSLYYMAKKNFEVFRKISPEFIVTLCPTGNGILKYEYKKIIEENIHAFSEIIYDFSVFLEKFNFIPKTITENEKIYFHHPCHSLNFIHVKEEPRNLLKKAEYDVIEENEPYTCCGFSGAFSFLYPDISESIWNKKKNSILKSNVNKVVTTCPGCIFQLKGGLKKEGLPIDVFHLAETLKI is encoded by the coding sequence ATGTTAAAAAAATGGAGACTGAAAAGAAGAATAAAAAAAATCTTAAAAAATCAAAATCTCCAGAGAGCACTTCAGAATTCACTTAATCATTTTTATCAGGGTTTCCTCACATCGATTGAAGAATATGATTTTGATTCTTTAAAGAATCAGGTAAAGGAGATAAAAGAAAAATCAATTGAAAATCTGGATTATCTAATTGAAAAATTCAAACAAGAAGTAAAAAAATCAGGGTCAAAATTTTACTTTGCTGAAAGATCAGAGGATGCCCTTAAAATCGTAGAAAAAATAGCAAGGGAGAAGAACGCAAAATTAATTGTTAAATCAAAATCACTGGTTTCAGAGGAAATAGGACTTAATCATCACCTTGAAAAAAGAGGGTTTAAAGTTATAGAAACAGATTTAGGGGAATGGATAATTCAGCTTTCCAATCAAAAACCAACTCATTTTACAGCTCCTGCCCTTCACATGAGCAAAGAGGACGTAGCTGAGCTTTTCTCAAGAAAGTTTAATAAAGAATTTGAACCAGACATAAAAAAACTTGTTGATTTTGCAAAAAAAGAATTGAGGAAATATTTTTTAGAAGCTGACATGGGAATTTCAGGAGCAAACATAGGAATCGCTGAAACAGGAACTGTGGTGATTGTCTCAAATGAAGGAAACGCAAGACTTGTAACCTCCCTTCCTCCTATCCATATAGTTTTAATCAGCATAGAAAAAATCGTCTCCTCGATCGAAGAGGCAGCAAAAATTCTTAAGGTTTTAACAAAAACAGCCACGGGTCAGAAAATTACCTCCTACGTATCTTTCATAACAGGACCGAGCAGAACAGCGGACATAGAAAAAGAAATAACAATTGGAGTTCATGGACCTGAAGAAGTTCATGTAATCCTAATCGATAATGGAAGAAAAAAAATTATAGATGATACACTTTGGAAAAAAGTTCTCTACTGCATAAAATGCGGAGGATGTCTGACGATCTGTCCTGTTTACAATTCGGTAAGCGGTCTGATTTTTAGTGGTCCTATTTATCCTGGAGGAATCGGTCTTGCTTTAACATCTGTTATTAACTCCCACAAAGAAACATTCCCTTACTTAAATCTTTGTTCCGACTGTAAGAAATGTGAGGAATTCTGCCCTACTGGAATCCCAGTCCCTGATATGATCAGTGAATTAAAGAATATAAGAGGTTCAGGAGTAAAAGAAAAAATTTTTATGAATTATTTTAAAAATAACAAATTTAGAGAATCTCTCCTTGAATTCTTATCATTTGCCCAGATTCCCTGGAAAAAAGATGATTTTATAATTAACAGTGTTCTGCCCTCGTCAAAATATAAATATTTTCCTTCAATAAAAAGAGATGGTATTAAATTATCTATAAAAGAAAATAAACGAAAGAAAGTATTGATGTTTTTAGGATGTCTCATAAGAGATTTCTATCCCTCTATCGGCATTTCAACTTTTAGAATAATAGAAAAAATGGGGTTTCAGCCCATCACATCAGAAGAACTGGTTTGTTGTGGAGCGCCAGCATTACACTTAGGGGATAAAAAATCTCTTTATTATATGGCAAAAAAAAATTTTGAAGTTTTCAGAAAAATCTCTCCTGAATTTATTGTTACTCTCTGTCCTACTGGAAATGGAATTCTCAAGTATGAATACAAAAAAATAATAGAAGAAAATATACATGCTTTCTCAGAAATAATATATGATTTCTCAGTATTCTTAGAAAAATTTAACTTTATCCCAAAAACTATAACCGAAAATGAAAAAATATACTTTCATCATCCCTGTCATTCCCTTAATTTTATCCATGTAAAAGAAGAGCCCAGGAATTTACTAAAAAAAGCTGAATACGATGTTATCGAAGAGAATGAACCATATACCTGTTGTGGATTTTCAGGAGCCTTTTCATTCCTCTATCCGGATATTTCAGAATCAATCTGGAATAAAAAGAAAAATTCAATCCTGAAATCAAACGTCAATAAAGTTGTAACAACTTGTCCAGGATGCATTTTCCAGCTAAAAGGAGGGCTAAAAAAAGAAGGCCTCCCAATTGATGTTTTTCATTTAGCAGAGACCTTGAAAATTTAA
- a CDS encoding RNA polymerase sigma factor, which yields MNLNLDQLDSQKDEFLIYVAGKENNREAFEILMKRYYKKIFNYLNKILKDENEVEDIVQETFLKVYLNKKRFIPFNSFSSWLYRIATNQALKKIRKNKIQNLFMFKFIEKLKLSNYNQNSILNPYEYIHILKPKEKISIILTKYYGFSYEETSRMINASVGATKTYVFRGMEKLKKIIKQEEEKWKTKG from the coding sequence ATGAACTTAAACTTGGACCAATTGGACAGTCAAAAGGATGAGTTCTTGATATATGTTGCAGGAAAAGAAAATAACCGTGAAGCATTTGAAATACTTATGAAAAGATATTACAAAAAAATTTTTAATTATTTGAATAAAATATTAAAAGATGAAAATGAAGTTGAGGATATCGTCCAGGAAACTTTCCTTAAGGTTTATTTAAATAAAAAAAGATTTATCCCTTTCAACTCATTCTCTTCCTGGTTGTACAGAATAGCCACAAACCAAGCATTGAAAAAGATAAGAAAAAATAAAATTCAAAATTTATTCATGTTTAAATTCATCGAAAAATTAAAATTATCTAACTATAATCAAAATTCTATCTTGAATCCTTACGAATACATCCATATTCTTAAGCCAAAAGAAAAAATATCAATTATATTAACAAAATATTATGGTTTCTCCTATGAGGAAACCTCAAGGATGATAAATGCATCAGTCGGAGCAACAAAAACTTATGTGTTCAGAGGAATGGAAAAATTAAAAAAAATCATTAAGCAGGAGGAAGAAAAATGGAAAACGAAAGGATAA
- a CDS encoding DNA translocase FtsK, producing MKIKIKKEDTSKNSSLISEITGIVLIAISLIIFFSLISYNPDDPSWETSFSKNEKTKNFIGIFGAYLSSLFFQIFGIASFFFPFAIFYAGILVFVEKSYKLLKKSISFSIFVVSICSLLYMTQRELNWWGKPIHSGGFLGNFISEIFVDWLNYTGAIILFSSLALISIILLTKFSFRTFLSILLNILYFPLKYIYQFFKFFFSKLKRKKKRIEKKEKISEELSNFLKEKIAPNKIKKVKEEIPEESLLFPSIKEQEYTFPPLSLLDAPVHAEEINQKELKEKKKIIEEKLKEFYIEGSVLEMHPGPVITTYEYTPDAGIKISQIFSRTEDLSLALKAESILIERIPGKSAIGIEVPNDKREKIFLREIIGSEEFQKSPSKLSIALGKMVRGEIFITDLSVMPHLLIAGATGSGKSMTLNCIITSILYKASPDEVKFVLIDPKRLEFGIYNEIPHLLAPSVTEPKQAINVLKWTIKEMNERNKKLASLHARNIEQYNLKVEQLLAEKNDNSDTYDSIKTLPYIVIIVDELADLMTGKESLEVENAITSLSQMARAVGIHLILSTQRPSTDIITGTIKNNLPSRVALRVPSKIDSRVIIDSMGAEKLLGNGDMLFMPPTSSRLIRIHGAYISEAETFRLVNFLKSQKKPKYDTSILKEHKKDELQVDESLREKDELYYEALELIIKHRIASASFLQRKLRLGFARAARIIDIMEEEGIVGPGEGSKPREVLVDYNYLLKIKKEREQW from the coding sequence ATGAAAATAAAAATCAAAAAGGAAGATACCTCTAAAAATTCAAGCTTAATTTCTGAAATAACTGGAATTGTGTTAATAGCAATTTCCCTGATAATATTTTTTAGTCTAATAAGCTACAATCCAGATGACCCTTCATGGGAAACTTCCTTCTCAAAAAATGAAAAAACAAAAAATTTCATTGGAATTTTTGGAGCTTACCTATCTTCTTTATTTTTCCAGATTTTTGGTATTGCCTCCTTTTTCTTTCCTTTTGCTATTTTTTATGCAGGAATTCTTGTATTTGTTGAAAAATCTTACAAATTACTAAAAAAAAGTATAAGCTTTTCAATTTTTGTTGTATCCATATGCTCCCTGTTATACATGACCCAAAGAGAGCTGAATTGGTGGGGGAAGCCAATCCATTCAGGTGGATTTTTAGGAAATTTTATTTCAGAAATTTTTGTCGATTGGCTGAATTATACAGGAGCAATAATACTATTTTCATCCCTTGCTTTAATTTCAATTATATTGTTGACAAAATTCAGTTTCAGAACGTTTTTATCCATCCTCTTAAATATCCTTTATTTTCCTCTAAAGTATATCTATCAATTTTTTAAATTTTTTTTCTCAAAGTTAAAGAGAAAAAAGAAGAGGATAGAAAAAAAGGAGAAAATATCCGAAGAACTTTCGAATTTTCTTAAAGAAAAGATAGCTCCAAATAAAATAAAAAAGGTCAAAGAAGAAATTCCTGAAGAATCTCTTCTATTTCCATCGATAAAAGAACAGGAGTATACTTTCCCTCCCTTATCTCTTTTAGATGCTCCTGTTCATGCTGAAGAAATAAACCAGAAGGAGTTAAAAGAAAAAAAGAAAATTATCGAAGAAAAGTTGAAAGAATTTTACATCGAAGGATCAGTGTTAGAAATGCATCCAGGGCCGGTCATAACTACCTATGAATACACTCCAGATGCAGGTATCAAAATAAGCCAGATATTTTCAAGAACAGAGGATCTTTCTCTTGCATTGAAAGCTGAAAGCATTTTAATAGAGAGAATCCCGGGTAAGTCTGCAATAGGTATTGAAGTTCCAAATGATAAAAGGGAAAAAATTTTCCTAAGAGAAATAATTGGCTCTGAAGAATTTCAAAAATCGCCATCTAAACTTTCTATTGCGCTTGGCAAAATGGTGAGAGGAGAAATTTTTATTACAGATTTATCCGTAATGCCCCATTTGTTGATAGCAGGAGCAACCGGCTCAGGAAAAAGCATGACATTGAACTGCATCATCACGAGTATCCTATACAAAGCCTCTCCAGATGAAGTAAAATTCGTGCTGATTGACCCAAAGAGGTTAGAATTTGGAATTTACAATGAAATACCCCACCTTTTAGCTCCCTCTGTTACAGAACCAAAACAGGCAATAAATGTTCTTAAATGGACGATTAAAGAAATGAACGAAAGAAATAAAAAATTGGCTTCCCTTCATGCAAGAAATATCGAACAATACAATTTAAAAGTTGAGCAGTTGTTAGCAGAAAAAAATGATAATAGCGATACATATGATTCAATAAAGACTTTACCTTACATTGTTATAATTGTGGATGAACTTGCAGACCTGATGACCGGCAAAGAATCTCTTGAGGTAGAAAATGCCATAACCTCTCTTTCTCAAATGGCAAGGGCTGTTGGAATTCATCTAATTCTTTCCACTCAGAGACCTTCAACTGATATCATAACAGGAACGATAAAGAATAATCTTCCGAGTAGAGTAGCTTTAAGAGTTCCTTCAAAAATTGATTCAAGAGTAATAATCGATTCAATGGGTGCAGAGAAACTCCTCGGCAATGGAGACATGCTTTTTATGCCTCCTACTTCATCAAGATTGATAAGAATTCATGGAGCATATATATCTGAGGCAGAAACTTTTAGATTGGTAAATTTCCTCAAATCCCAGAAAAAACCAAAATATGATACCTCCATACTGAAAGAACACAAAAAAGATGAGCTCCAGGTCGATGAAAGCCTTAGAGAAAAAGATGAGCTTTACTATGAAGCCCTGGAACTCATTATCAAACATAGAATTGCCTCAGCTTCTTTTCTGCAAAGAAAATTACGACTCGGGTTTGCTCGAGCAGCAAGAATTATAGACATAATGGAAGAAGAGGGAATTGTAGGTCCAGGCGAAGGAAGTAAACCAAGAGAAGTTCTTGTGGATTACAATTATCTTTTAAAGATAAAAAAAGAAAGAGAGCAATGGTGA
- a CDS encoding cation diffusion facilitator family transporter, with translation MFRKDPHKHVHTHGAIDPSVFTTQRGIWAIKWSFFGLLATALFQVIIVLLSGSVALLADMIHNFGDAATAIPLWIAFTLARWKPSKRFTYGYGRVEDLAGVAIVLIILFSAIVAGYESIDRLFHPRVVGYLWAVIIASVIGFLGNEAVAQFRIKVGKEIGSAALIADGYHARVDGLASLAVLFGAVGVWLGYSLADPIVGLLITAAIFRIVWESGKSVFTRLLDGVEPEVIDEIKHAVNHTPGVLDISEVRVRWLGHRLHAEVNIAVSPELSVEKGHEIATEAQHQLLHHLRYLSNATVHIDPMNASGEKHHRIAEHIHDDLQAHSH, from the coding sequence ATGTTTAGGAAAGATCCCCATAAGCATGTCCATACTCACGGTGCCATAGACCCATCTGTTTTTACTACTCAAAGAGGAATTTGGGCTATCAAGTGGTCATTCTTTGGATTACTTGCTACTGCCTTATTTCAGGTTATTATCGTCTTACTTTCAGGAAGTGTGGCGCTGCTGGCCGATATGATTCACAACTTCGGTGATGCTGCTACTGCTATTCCGCTGTGGATTGCTTTTACGCTTGCGCGATGGAAACCCAGCAAACGGTTTACCTATGGCTACGGCCGTGTGGAAGACTTGGCAGGTGTAGCCATTGTACTTATCATCTTGTTCAGTGCCATTGTTGCGGGTTACGAATCGATTGATCGCCTCTTTCACCCAAGAGTGGTAGGGTATCTTTGGGCAGTGATCATCGCATCGGTGATTGGTTTCCTTGGCAATGAAGCTGTGGCACAGTTTCGCATCAAAGTTGGCAAAGAGATCGGCAGCGCCGCCCTCATCGCCGATGGCTATCACGCCCGTGTAGATGGCTTAGCCAGTCTGGCCGTCCTTTTCGGTGCAGTGGGAGTCTGGTTAGGATATTCATTAGCAGACCCTATTGTCGGTCTTCTTATTACTGCTGCAATCTTCCGAATCGTATGGGAATCTGGCAAGTCTGTTTTTACACGCCTACTTGATGGGGTGGAACCAGAGGTAATTGATGAGATTAAACATGCGGTGAATCACACCCCGGGGGTACTGGACATATCTGAAGTGCGGGTAAGATGGTTAGGCCACAGGCTTCATGCAGAGGTAAATATAGCCGTGAGTCCAGAACTTTCTGTTGAAAAAGGGCACGAGATCGCCACGGAGGCCCAACACCAGCTTTTGCATCATTTGCGCTATCTTTCCAATGCCACAGTCCATATTGATCCTATGAACGCATCAGGCGAGAAACATCATCGCATCGCTGAACATATACACGACGATTTACAAGCTCATTCACATTAA
- a CDS encoding type II toxin-antitoxin system HicA family toxin: protein MKVRDIIKLIEEDGWYLVVTKGSHRQYKHPAKPGRVTIADHPSDDLSPATLNSILKQAKLKEVK from the coding sequence ATGAAGGTGCGTGATATTATAAAACTGATTGAAGAGGATGGTTGGTATCTGGTTGTGACAAAAGGCAGTCATCGTCAATATAAGCATCCAGCGAAACCGGGGAGGGTAACAATTGCGGACCATCCCAGCGATGATTTATCGCCAGCTACCTTGAATAGTATCTTGAAACAGGCGAAATTAAAGGAGGTGAAGTAA
- a CDS encoding Spy/CpxP family protein refolding chaperone: MIKKVSLLLILLFFTAFLFSQEDVPQDDPPPKVGPKPLLRLGKWWKIEKIVKELNLTPEQVTSLDKIYTDSRVKLIDLRSSLEKARLELQSLSEKENFDEALKKIDQIHLIEANIHKTIFSMTFSMKKVLTPEQKAKLEELKLKVLEKRRLPRPRF, encoded by the coding sequence ATGATAAAAAAAGTGAGTTTACTTTTAATTCTTCTATTTTTTACAGCCTTCTTGTTTTCTCAGGAAGATGTTCCCCAGGATGATCCACCTCCAAAGGTAGGACCTAAACCTCTGCTGAGGCTTGGAAAATGGTGGAAAATAGAAAAAATTGTTAAAGAGCTAAACCTCACTCCTGAGCAGGTAACATCTCTCGATAAAATATACACTGATTCAAGAGTGAAGCTGATTGACCTCAGATCATCTTTAGAGAAAGCTCGATTGGAACTCCAATCTCTCAGCGAAAAGGAAAATTTCGACGAGGCCTTAAAAAAGATCGACCAGATCCACCTCATAGAGGCAAATATTCACAAAACCATTTTCTCCATGACTTTCTCCATGAAAAAAGTTCTTACCCCTGAACAAAAGGCAAAACTGGAGGAATTAAAATTAAAAGTTTTAGAAAAGAGACGTCTTCCTCGGCCAAGATTTTAA
- a CDS encoding type II toxin-antitoxin system HicB family antitoxin translates to MHRFLIVIEKANGNYSAYSPDLPGCVATGKTREDAEKNMYEAIKLHLQGLLEDKFPIPESTSFAEYIAIDERHLGTSANNSVSARS, encoded by the coding sequence ATGCATCGTTTTCTTATCGTAATAGAGAAGGCAAACGGCAACTATTCTGCATACTCCCCGGACTTACCTGGTTGTGTTGCAACCGGTAAGACCCGTGAAGATGCGGAAAAAAATATGTATGAAGCTATTAAGTTGCATTTACAGGGATTATTGGAGGATAAATTTCCAATTCCAGAATCAACTTCCTTTGCAGAATATATAGCAATTGATGAAAGGCATTTGGGCACTTCCGCTAACAACAGCGTAAGCGCTCGGTCTTGA